From the genome of Fusobacterium varium, one region includes:
- a CDS encoding Protein of uncharacterised function DUF45 yields MNFKVTVTRKKIKNIIIKINSNGEVLVSAPKRVPQKYIEQLIVQKEKWIIEKINSITEYYSNRKSISYLNGDEIFYLGKKYILEILPSEKNFIEQDEEKIYIYCKKTDSPDEKKKILEKWFREKITIILEKLTVEIGEKIGFLPKEIKIRSMKSRWGSCNTTRKIITYNLHLIEKPITAIEYVVLHELSHLPYPHHQKEFWNFVEKYMPDWKLRKKILNNKA; encoded by the coding sequence ATGAATTTTAAAGTAACTGTGACAAGAAAAAAAATAAAAAACATAATAATAAAAATAAATTCAAATGGTGAGGTACTGGTATCTGCACCTAAAAGGGTTCCTCAAAAATATATAGAACAGCTCATTGTACAGAAAGAAAAATGGATAATTGAGAAAATAAATTCCATCACTGAATATTACTCCAATAGAAAATCTATTTCTTATCTGAATGGTGATGAAATTTTTTATCTGGGAAAAAAATATATTTTAGAAATTCTGCCATCTGAGAAAAATTTTATAGAACAAGATGAAGAAAAAATATATATTTATTGTAAAAAAACTGATTCTCCTGATGAAAAAAAGAAAATTCTCGAAAAATGGTTTAGAGAAAAAATTACCATTATTTTGGAAAAACTTACTGTAGAAATAGGGGAAAAAATAGGTTTTCTTCCTAAGGAGATAAAAATAAGAAGTATGAAAAGCAGATGGGGTTCATGTAATACTACAAGAAAAATAATTACATATAATCTTCATCTTATAGAAAAACCTATTACTGCTATTGAATATGTGGTTCTGCACGAACTTTCACATCTTCCATATCCACATCATCAAAAAGAATTTTGGAATTTTGTGGAAAAATATATGCCTGACTGGAAATTAAGAAAAAAGATTCTGAATAATAAGGCGTAA
- the aas gene encoding Bifunctional protein aas, whose product MLLKNKRFCPLFITQFFGAFNDNMLKTAIMAFITYNLTLNRAHEGMLLNFISILFILPFFFLSATAGQLADKYHRDKIAKILKCIEFVLMLLTAVAVFFKFYSGLIIILFFMSVQSAFFGPVKYSIIPQHLEECELIEGNAIIDGATYFSILIGTILGAHITSPNITVGILVFCSLVGMLSSFKIPSAPAPRPDLSMSFNIFKTLRLTLKKISEIRSIYITILGLSWFWALGAVILTQLYPMCSDLLGLSRNAVAVFMFIFSLGMAAGTFVCTKVMRGIVHPTFVPLSSIGIGIATFFLYLFTKDYVTPDTHIGTVVFFKSIPGIKISFILFFLAFFGGMYIVPLNAFLQNKAPKKYLATIIAGNNIMNAVGIVIFSALVLGLFKIGFIISDIFFLISIICLCVSLYILTIIPDALPRSMAQSILSLIFKMEVTGLENYEKAGKRVLIIANHTSLLDGLLVASFMPEKLIFAINTTISKKWWIRIFKPVVKLYPIDPTNPLALKQLINELKNNEKCIIFPEGRITVTGSLMKVYEGAGVVALKANANILPIRIDGAQYSKFSYLKTKLKTKFFPRIKITILPPTKIKLSEDDKGSTKRGKIGDQLYEIMTSMIFKSSPVRENVFKSLLNAAKIHGKKHMIAEDIARQPMNYRNFILKSYVIGEAIKRNFKEKNIGIVLPNSIINALVFFGLQSIGKIPAMINFTQGKSQILSCIKTAEISTIITAKKMIEMLQLEELIKTLEENGVKIIYLEEFQSKINLITKLSAFLNYLLKKVPQINYNDPCTILFTSGSEGIPKAVLLSHENLQANRFQISSLFSFTSQDILFNALPMFHSFGLGIGTILPLLSGIKVFFYPSPVHYKIVPELVYDSNSTILCGTDTFFNGYAKQANPYDFYNIKYAIVGAEKLKDSTYYQWLERFGVRVLEGYGVTEASPVISVNTPMHQKRGSVGRLLPDIEYKLEAVPGIEKGGRLWIKGKNIMLGYLKDGKITQPEGGWYDTGDIVDIDENKFITILGRAKRFAKIAGEMVSLTAVEEIINGYIKDFSNAVISIPDEKKGEQLVLVTEKENVDTKDILNYFKEKLYSELWVPKKIITVDKLPLLGTGKIDYIKVKEIVENQ is encoded by the coding sequence ATGTTACTAAAAAATAAAAGATTTTGTCCTTTATTTATAACTCAATTTTTTGGAGCTTTTAATGACAATATGTTAAAAACGGCAATCATGGCTTTCATTACTTACAATCTTACATTAAATAGAGCCCATGAAGGAATGTTGCTGAATTTTATTTCTATTCTCTTCATTCTTCCCTTTTTCTTTTTATCTGCCACTGCTGGACAGCTGGCTGATAAATATCATAGGGATAAAATTGCTAAAATTTTAAAATGTATAGAGTTTGTATTAATGCTCCTTACTGCTGTTGCAGTTTTCTTTAAATTTTATTCTGGACTTATTATTATACTGTTTTTTATGAGTGTGCAGTCTGCTTTTTTTGGACCTGTTAAATATTCTATTATCCCACAACATCTTGAAGAGTGTGAGTTGATAGAAGGAAATGCTATAATAGATGGTGCTACATATTTTTCAATATTAATAGGAACTATATTAGGAGCTCATATTACTTCTCCCAACATAACTGTTGGAATACTTGTATTTTGCTCTTTGGTTGGTATGTTGAGCAGTTTTAAAATACCTTCTGCTCCAGCCCCAAGACCTGATTTATCTATGAGTTTTAATATATTCAAAACTCTAAGGCTGACATTAAAGAAAATCTCAGAAATAAGAAGTATTTATATTACTATCTTAGGACTCTCATGGTTTTGGGCACTTGGTGCAGTCATTCTTACTCAGCTTTATCCAATGTGCAGTGACCTATTAGGACTTTCAAGAAATGCTGTTGCTGTATTCATGTTTATATTTTCATTAGGTATGGCTGCTGGAACCTTCGTATGTACAAAAGTTATGAGAGGAATTGTTCACCCTACATTTGTTCCATTGAGTTCTATCGGGATAGGAATTGCTACTTTCTTCCTTTACCTTTTTACTAAGGACTATGTTACTCCTGACACTCATATAGGAACAGTAGTATTTTTCAAGTCAATACCTGGAATAAAAATATCTTTTATATTATTTTTCCTCGCTTTTTTTGGTGGAATGTATATAGTTCCTTTAAATGCTTTTTTACAAAATAAAGCACCTAAAAAATATCTAGCTACTATCATTGCTGGAAACAATATAATGAACGCTGTTGGAATAGTCATTTTCTCTGCTCTTGTTCTTGGACTTTTTAAAATAGGATTCATCATATCAGATATATTTTTCTTGATATCTATTATTTGTCTATGTGTATCTCTATATATACTTACTATTATTCCAGACGCACTTCCCAGATCTATGGCACAAAGTATTTTATCTCTCATATTCAAAATGGAGGTCACTGGTCTTGAAAATTATGAAAAAGCTGGGAAAAGAGTTCTTATAATAGCAAACCATACCTCTTTATTAGATGGATTGCTTGTTGCTTCATTTATGCCAGAAAAATTGATATTTGCAATTAATACAACAATTTCTAAAAAATGGTGGATTAGAATATTTAAACCAGTGGTAAAGCTATATCCTATTGACCCTACAAATCCTCTAGCATTAAAACAACTTATTAACGAATTGAAGAACAATGAAAAATGTATTATATTTCCAGAGGGAAGAATAACTGTAACAGGTTCTTTAATGAAAGTTTATGAAGGAGCTGGAGTGGTAGCTTTAAAAGCCAATGCTAATATCTTACCTATCAGAATAGATGGTGCTCAATATTCAAAATTTTCATATTTAAAAACTAAATTAAAAACTAAATTTTTCCCTAGAATAAAGATTACAATACTTCCTCCAACTAAGATAAAATTATCTGAAGATGATAAAGGAAGTACAAAAAGAGGAAAAATAGGAGATCAGCTTTATGAGATTATGACTTCTATGATTTTTAAATCTTCTCCAGTAAGAGAAAATGTTTTTAAATCATTGCTGAATGCTGCTAAAATACATGGCAAAAAACATATGATTGCAGAAGATATTGCCAGACAGCCTATGAACTATAGAAATTTTATATTAAAATCATATGTTATTGGGGAGGCTATAAAAAGAAACTTCAAAGAAAAAAATATTGGAATAGTGCTTCCTAACTCCATCATAAATGCTTTGGTTTTCTTTGGATTACAGTCTATTGGCAAAATTCCTGCTATGATTAACTTCACTCAAGGAAAAAGTCAAATATTATCCTGTATAAAAACTGCTGAAATATCAACTATTATTACAGCTAAAAAAATGATAGAGATGCTTCAATTAGAAGAGCTTATTAAAACTTTAGAAGAAAATGGAGTAAAAATTATATATCTTGAAGAATTTCAATCAAAGATAAATCTGATTACAAAATTATCTGCTTTCCTTAATTATCTTTTGAAAAAAGTTCCTCAAATAAATTATAATGATCCTTGTACTATTCTTTTTACATCAGGGTCTGAAGGGATTCCAAAAGCTGTGCTTTTAAGTCATGAAAATTTACAGGCAAACAGATTTCAGATATCTTCATTATTTTCCTTTACAAGTCAAGATATTCTGTTTAATGCTCTTCCTATGTTCCATTCATTTGGACTAGGAATCGGAACTATACTTCCATTGCTTTCAGGGATAAAAGTATTTTTCTATCCTTCTCCTGTGCATTACAAAATAGTTCCAGAATTAGTTTATGATTCTAATTCAACAATTTTATGTGGAACTGACACATTTTTTAATGGATATGCGAAACAGGCTAATCCTTATGATTTCTATAATATAAAATATGCAATAGTGGGAGCAGAGAAATTAAAAGATTCTACTTATTATCAATGGTTGGAAAGATTTGGAGTAAGAGTTTTAGAAGGATATGGGGTAACAGAGGCCAGTCCAGTTATTTCTGTAAATACTCCTATGCATCAAAAAAGAGGAAGTGTTGGTAGACTTTTACCAGATATAGAGTATAAATTAGAGGCTGTTCCTGGAATAGAAAAAGGGGGACGATTGTGGATAAAAGGTAAAAATATTATGCTAGGTTATTTAAAAGATGGAAAAATAACTCAACCTGAAGGTGGTTGGTACGACACTGGAGATATTGTAGATATTGATGAAAATAAATTTATTACCATTTTAGGAAGAGCCAAAAGATTTGCTAAAATAGCTGGTGAAATGGTTTCTCTTACAGCTGTAGAAGAAATAATAAACGGCTATATCAAGGATTTTTCCAATGCTGTTATTTCTATTCCAGATGAGAAAAAAGGAGAGCAACTGGTTTTAGTTACAGAAAAAGAAAATGTTGATACTAAAGATATACTAAACTATTTTAAAGAAAAACTTTACAGTGAATTATGGGTACCTAAAAAAATTATTACAGTAGATAAACTGCCTTTACTTGGTACAGGAAAAATAGATTATATTAAAGTCAAAGAAATAGTTGAAAATCAATAA